A genomic region of Gemmata massiliana contains the following coding sequences:
- a CDS encoding DUF1559 family PulG-like putative transporter, translating to MPTVPRSIGRRTAFTLIELLVVIAIIAILIGLLLPAVQKVREAAARLKCQNNLKQIGLALHNYHDANQRFPTGRPVFPASLSSSLGGAQMPAFLAYQPGTSAAISPEEIGGWMMRVLPYVEQDAVQRLTAGKSSASDISSGFSAMSAVSVSVYVCPSAVAPTAGTNPTPLPAWASYAGVTGSDENTDPATGPLGMNASNGMFPVKTPFGPDMSIRPRVQMTSIMDGLSNTVAVGERHVTLRGTTWAGADYHTLLAFPNQNSFGGVGPNGAITLTACPGSLPGRYAPFVASDSCSQDRYNSPHTAGGNWLLADGSVRLFAYTAGTGVLPAMVTIAGSEVVPE from the coding sequence ATGCCCACTGTCCCCCGTTCGATCGGCCGCCGAACCGCGTTCACGCTCATTGAATTGTTGGTGGTGATCGCCATTATCGCGATCCTCATCGGGTTACTCTTGCCCGCGGTGCAAAAGGTGCGCGAGGCCGCGGCGCGCCTCAAGTGTCAGAACAACCTGAAGCAAATCGGCCTGGCGCTTCACAACTACCACGACGCGAACCAGCGGTTCCCCACGGGCCGCCCGGTCTTCCCAGCAAGCCTGAGTTCGAGCCTGGGCGGGGCACAGATGCCCGCGTTCCTGGCGTACCAGCCCGGAACCTCGGCCGCGATCTCGCCGGAAGAAATCGGCGGCTGGATGATGCGGGTGCTGCCTTACGTCGAACAGGACGCGGTGCAGCGCCTGACCGCGGGCAAGTCGTCGGCATCGGACATCTCCTCCGGGTTCTCCGCGATGAGCGCCGTATCGGTCTCGGTCTACGTGTGCCCGTCGGCCGTGGCGCCGACGGCGGGAACCAACCCGACGCCGCTCCCCGCGTGGGCCAGCTACGCGGGCGTTACCGGGAGCGACGAGAACACCGACCCGGCGACGGGACCGCTCGGGATGAACGCGAGCAACGGCATGTTCCCCGTGAAGACCCCGTTCGGACCGGACATGAGCATCCGCCCGCGCGTGCAAATGACGAGCATCATGGACGGGTTGAGCAACACGGTCGCGGTCGGCGAGCGCCACGTGACGCTGCGCGGAACGACCTGGGCCGGGGCCGACTACCACACTCTGCTCGCGTTCCCCAACCAGAACTCGTTCGGCGGCGTCGGCCCGAACGGGGCGATCACGCTGACGGCGTGCCCGGGGTCGCTGCCCGGGCGCTACGCGCCGTTCGTGGCGTCCGATTCGTGCAGCCAGGACCGGTACAACAGCCCGCACACGGCCGGCGGGAACTGGCTCCTGGCCGACGGCAGCGTGCGGTTGTTCGCGTACACCGCGGGCACCGGCGTGCTGCCCGCGATGGTGACCATTGCCGGCAGTGAGGTGGTCCCCGAATGA